The Archocentrus centrarchus isolate MPI-CPG fArcCen1 chromosome 12, fArcCen1, whole genome shotgun sequence genome includes a window with the following:
- the LOC115789206 gene encoding nipped-B-like protein isoform X1 → MNGDMPHVPITTLAGIASLTDLLNQLPLPSPLPATTAKSLLYNGRISEEVSSLLVCQDESLVTQLAHSLNQVSTEHIELKDNLGNDEPEGDMPMLLQTLLSRNPKIFRDKSMQTPHKVLGGVMQQPIVQQYKISQNQVHGSPASNYQQTTVPQSPSGCFTSPQSGSGPRFIPQQNSPIPSPYTPQSPPDYMQYNPPSYSQHQHAQQVSSGLRNIHDSKVSGQLSSDLSNHNARLGSDEDYMNVAHRLGNEEPDSPMKAAAFSVKSPQSACSPAGSEVAVQRSRPSLIMQSPPADVPQGAASDQLLTSSDRKKKHKERCKEENDQMEKNALYDIVSSSPQDSTRLTLKLSRVKVQDMDQSEELPSEAHMDLDHETVMINNNNNNQLSKPAQDVSNKLEAEDQANYQQAAVRPNTTETGVTGRVSFDDTEIDTLAEIERIERESASDRERWSKEVQDKDKPLKKRKQDSYPQEPGTESSEGPAVHGSNSVSKMTPKKTNAASNGASRPALMVSIDLQQAGRVIGQPVVVLESQRLCEDHLRRLKSNSDGKVKRVADDRPGIIKHHADTLQKSGSDGQPEMYKQKQESRRESKHRHDDKTDSSKGHSDDRKPDPSRQKHDRHSKSRHKEEKNHNSHRILESRPETPKDTSKMERSRHGEDKGRDRDRHKDRDRARDKDKDRHIEKDRDKDKDRHIEKDRDRDKDRHIEKDRERDKDKYTEKERDRDKERHIEKEKDRDRDKERHMEKDRGRDKDKDRDRKQKMLKENCTRNSPDQHTKPDSTRLKHDGSRKSADPNGRQRTGNSSLKNPQNKEQKISEDSSIKCQAGDKRQSFEAKPSEFPSYLLGGKSGSLKNFVIPKLKRDGKDKEPPNKLVEGWIEPRVRLERVSLVDNLNKGAKPVVVVRKLSIDEVKKMIKESRNAHSSRSRNWSFCERTNKRSHSMISKKSKYAEVDSGDDQDEDDDSDTEYAKKRKKKDHDKTWKCEERRSSGDHRRGFHNARRGSGSRQRDWRDEDSDEDSPPPSLSDVARKLKKKEKQKNRKIYDSKLTPEEMMDSSTFKRFAANIDSVLENLEDVDLAATDDDDEIPQELLLGKQQLSELGSDSAKIKAMGIFNKFSSSKLVKFLNILERNIQDSVKLSTLINHDNDSMDEERLWRDLIMERVTKSADACLTVLNIMTSPHMPKAVYIEDVIERVLQYTKFHLQNSLYPQYDPVYRVDPHGGGMHTSKSKRAKCSTHKQKVVVFLYNKVCDIISSISELLEIQLLTDTTVLQVSTLGITPFFVENVSELQLCAITLVTAVFSRYKKHRQLILEEIFTSLARLPTSKRSLRNFRLNSSDSDGEPLYIQMVTALVLQLIQCVVHLPSEKETEDEHNKKVDKDVLITNSYETAMRTAQNFLSVFLKKCGSKQGEEDYRPLFENFVHDLLSTVNKPEWPAAELLLSLLGRLLVHQFSNKQTEMALRVASLDYLGTVASRLRKDAVTSKMDQKAVDRILRETEGSDEIQKLQKALLGYIDENIETDPSLVFARKFYIAQWFRDITSEAEKAMKSQNEDDEDLRGRHHSRDVDSTAEIMHKAEARKKFLRKVVKTSSSHFSSLRMNSDTVDYEDSCLIVRYLASMRPFAQSFDIYLSQILRVLGESAIAVRTKAMKCLSEVVAVDPSILARLDMQRGVHCRLMDNSTSVREAAVELLGRFVLSRPELIEQYYDMLIERILDTGISVRKRVIKIMRDICLEQPDFHKITEMCVKMIRRVNDEEGIKKLVNETFQKLWFSPTPSHDKEAMTRKILNITDVVLACKDSGYDWFEQLLQNLLKAEEDASYKPARKACVQLVDNLVEHILKYEESLADCEDKGVSSGRLVACITTLYLFSKIRAQLMVKHAMTMQPYLTTKCSSQNDFMVICNVAKILELVVPLMEHPSETFLTTIEEDLMKLIIKYGMTVVQHCVSCLGAIVNKVTHNYKFVWACFNRYYGALAKLKTQHQEDPTSSTLAANKPTLLRSLFTVGALCRHFDFDQEEFKGANKIVIKDKVLELLLYFTTHEEEEVQIKAIIGLGFQFIMHPELMFVQDVKVLYNSILSDENSSVSLKIQVLKNLQTYLQEEDSRMQEADREWKNQAKQEDLKEMGDISSGMSSSIMQIYLKQVLESFFHSQSTVRHFALSVITLTLSQGLIHPVQCVPYLIAMGTDPEPTMKNKADQQLVEIDKKYSGFIHMKAVAGLKMSYQVQQAINGSKNAVIRGFRHDDSDAALCSHLYTMVRGNRQHRRAFLISLLNLFDDSSKTEVNMLLFIADNLAYFPYQTQEEPLFIMHHIDITLSVSGSNLLQSFKECLRKEPVRHEKKMKTNKKKKKKKQHSRRRKHSSDDDDDDDDDESSSSSSSSTSSSSEEEEDEVQKRKASDSDSDLEDEDAVMDRLPENTKPLLEFASASQGILLLLVLKQHLKNLYGFSDSKIQKYSPTESAKVYDKAVNRKSKVHFNPSQTLDYLKSDLANTELSYEAKKNIVKQYLDFKVLMEHLDRDEEDEDGEANANARNKAITSLLRGPKPRNHNHSNHAAPVETDDEESDDEDPPVRKPRKGGDSAEDSGNMNETVEVMDIVAICCPKYKDRPQIARVVQKTRNGYSIHWMTGSYSGPWAVAKKRDGRKKVPWVDNIKESDIIYKKISLTSGQKLTNKMAQMLRALYATKEGTKS, encoded by the exons ATGAATGGTGACATGCCTCATGTTCCCATCACTACTCTTGCTGGAATTGCTAGCCTAACAGACT TGTTGAACCAGCTTCCTTTGCCTTCTCCCCTTCCTGCTACCACTGCTAAGAGCCTGCTCTACAATGGAAGGATCTCAGAAGAAGTCAGCAGCCTGCTGGTGTGTCAAGACGAGAGTCTAGTGACTCAGCTAGCGCATAGCCTTAACCAGGTTTCCACCGAACACAT AGAGCTAAAGGACAACTTGGGGAACGATGAACCCGAGGGTGATATGCCAATGCTCCTACAAACCTTGCTGTCCAGGAATCCCAAAATCTTCAGGGACAAAAGTATGCAAACCCCGCACAAGGTTCTGGGTG GTGTAATGCAGCAGCCAATAGTGCAGCAGTATAAGATTTCTCAGAATCAGGTCCATGGGAGTCCAGCCTCAAACTATCAGCAAACCACTGTCCCTCAGAGCCCCTCCGG ATGCTTtacatctccacagtctggttCAGGTCCTCGGTTCATACCACAGCAGAACAGTCCTATACCTAGTCCCTAtacaccccagagtcccccggACTACATGCAATACAATCCGCCCAGTTATTCTCAACACCAACATGCTCAGCAAG TTTCTAGTGGCTTGAGAAACATCCATGACAGCAAAGTTTCTGGACAGCTATCAAGTGATTTATCGAATCATAATGCGAGACTGGGCTCAGATGAAGACTACATGAACGTGGCTCACAGACTGGGAAATGAG GAGCCTGACTCTCCAATGAAAGCTGCTGCATTTTCAGTTAAATCGCCTCAGTCTGCGTGCTCTCCAGCTGGGAGTGAAGTGGCTGTACAAA ggtCTAGGCCTTCTCTTATAATGCAGTCGCCTCCAGCTGATGTGCCACAAGGTGCAGCATCCGACCAACTCCTCACCTCGTCTGACCGCAAAAAGAAACATAAGGAGAGGTGTAAGGAAGAAAACGACCAGATGGAAAAAAATGCCTTGTATGATATAGTTAGTTCTTCACCACAAGACTCTACCAGGCTGACCTTAAAACTGTCCAGAGTAAAGGTTCAAGACATGGATCAATCTGAGGAGCTTCCCTCTGAGGCTCATATGGACTTGGACCATGAAACAGTtatgataaataataataataacaatcagTTGTCAAAGCCTGCCCAGGATGTTTCAAACAAGTTAGAAGCTGAAGATCAAGCAAACTATCAACAGGCTGCTGTGCGGCCAAATACCACTGAGACTGGAGTCACGGGCAGAGTTTCCTTTGATGATACAGAGATAGACACACTTGCAGAGATTGAGAGAATAGAACGCGAGTCAGCCAGTGACCGAGAACGATGGTCTAAAGAAGTCCAGGACAAAG ACAAACCGCTGAAGAAACGGAAGCAAGACTCATATCCCCAGGAGCCCGGGACCGAGTCAAGTGAGGGGCCTGCTGTACATGGGAGCAACAGTGTCAGCAAGATGACACCCAAGAAGACAAATGCTGCAAGTAACGGTGCCAGTCGGCCTGCTTTGATGGTCAGTATTGATCTACAGCAAGCTGGCAGAGTAATAGGACAGCCTGTAGTGGTCTTGGAATCACAACGGTTGTGTGAGGATCATCTACGTCGCCTGAAGTCGAACTCTGATGGAAAGGTCAAAAGAGTTGCTGATGACAGACCTGGTATCATCAAACACCATGCTGACACTCTCCAGAAGTCCGGCTCAGATGGACAACCGGAAATGTATAAACAGAAGCAGGAAAGCCGCCGTGAAtcaaaacacagacatgacGACAAAACTGACAGCAGCAAGGGACACTCAGATGACAGAAAGCCAGACCCCTCACGGCAGAAGCATGACAGGCATTCAAAGTCACGccacaaagaggaaaagaatcacaacagCCACCGAATCCTTGAAAGTAGACCTGAGACCCCCAAAGACACGAGCAAGATGGAGCGCTCCAGACATGGAGAAGACAAAGGCAGGGATAGAGACAGACATAAGGATAGAGATAGAGCAAGAGACAAGGACAAAGACAGACACATAGAGAAAGATAGAGATAAGGACAAAGACAGACACATAGAGAAAGATAgagacagggacaaagacaGGCACatagagaaagacagagagagggacaaagacaaatacacagagaaagagagagacagggacAAGGAGAGACAcatagaaaaagagaaagatagGGACAGGGACAAAGAGAGACACATGGAGAAAGATAGAGGCAGGGACAAAGACAAAGATAGGGACAGGAAACAGAAGATGTTAAAGGAAAACTGTACTCGAAACTCACCTGACCAGCATACTAAACCTGACAGCACCAGATTAAAGCATGATGGAAGCAGAAAATCAGCTGACCCCAATGGTCGACAGAGGACAGGCAATTCCAGCCTTAAAAATCCCCAAAATAAGGAACAAAAGATAAGCGAGGATAGCAGCATTAAGTGCCAAGCTGGAGACAAACGTCAGTCTTTTGAGGCAAAACCTAGCGAATTCCCCTCATACCTGCTGGGTGGCAAGTCGGGAAGTCTGAAGAACTTTGTGATTCCTAAACTGAAACGAGATGGAAAAGATAAGGAGCCCCCAAACAAATTGGTAGAGGGCTGGATTGAACCCCGAGTAAGGCTGGAGAGAGTGTCATTGGTAGACAACTTAAACAAAGGAGCTAAACCTGTTGTTGTGGTTCGGAAACTCAGCATTGATGAGGTAAAAAAGATGATAAAGGAAAGCAGGAATGCACACAGCTCCAGATCCAGGAACTGGTCATTTTGTGAGAGGACAAACAAGCGAAGCCACAGTATGATTAGTAAGAAATCCAAATATGCTGAGGTGGACTCGGGTGATGACCAAGATGAGGATGATGACTCTGACACTGAGT atgcaaagaaaaggaaaaagaaggacCACGATAAGACATGGAAGTGTGAAGAGAGAAGAAGTTCTGGAGATCACCGCCGAGGTTTCCATAATGCTCGCCGAGGGTCGGGTAGCCGTCAGCGCGACTGGAGAGATGAAGATTCAGATGAAGACTCTCCCCCACCGAGCCTGAGTGAtg TCGCCAGAAAAttgaagaaaaaggagaaacagaaaaacaggaagattTATGATTCCAAGCTGACACCAGAGG AGATGATGGACTCCTCCACATTTAAGAGATTTGCAGCAAATATTGACAGCGTTCTTGAGAATCTTGAAGATGTGGACCTCGCTGCCACAG ACGACGATGACGAAATACCTCAAGAGCTCTTGCTTGGAAAGCAGCAGCTGAGCGAGCTAGGCAGCGATTCTGCTAAGATTAAAGCTATGGGCATCTTTAACAAG TTTTCATCTAGTAAACTGGTGAAGTTTTTGAATATTTTGGAGAGGAACATTCAGGACAGCGTCAAACTTTCTACGCTAATAAATCAT GATAATGATTCCATGGATGAGGAGCGGTTGTGGCGTGACCTCATCATGGAGCGGGTGACCAAGTCTGCCGATGCTTGTTTGACTGTGCTCAACATAATGACATCGCCGCACATGCCAAAGGCAGTTTATATAGAAGATGTGATTGAGAGGGTGTTGCAGTACACCAAGTTCCACCTGCAAAACTCTTTGTACCCTCAGTATGACCCAGTCTACAGAGTGGATCCCCACGGAG GTGGCATGCATACTTCAAAGTCCAAGAGAGCCAAATGTTCTACCCACAAACAGAAGGTGGTAGTCTTTCTCTACAACAAAGTGTGTGATATCATCAGCAgcatctctgagctccttgaAATCCAGCTGCTTACTGACACCACAGTTCTCCAG GTCTCCACGCTTGGTATTACACCGTTTTTTGTGGAGAACGTTAGTGAACTGCAGTTATGTGCCATCACACTAGTGACAGCA GTGTTTTCTCGTTACAAGAAGCACAGGCAGCTCATTCTTGAAGAGATTTTCACCTCCCTGGCTCGACTGCCGACTAGTAAACGCAGCCTGAGAAACTTCAG GCTAAACAGCAGTGACTCAGATGGAGAACCTTTGTATATCCAAATGGTCACGGCCCTTGTGCTTCAGCTCATCCAGTGTGTGGTCCACCTTCCTtctgagaaagagacagaggatGAGCACAATAAGAAG GTGGATAAAGATGTCCTTATTACAAACTCTTATGAAACTGCCATGCGGACAGCTCAgaacttcctgtctgtgtttctcaaGAA GTGTGGCAGTAAACAGGGAGAGGAGGACTACAGGCCTCTCTTTGAGAACTTTGTTCATGACCTGCTGTCTACAGTTAACAAGCCTGAGTGGCCTGCAGCGGAGCTGCTCCTCAGTTTACTGGGCCGGTTGTTG GTGCACCAGTTCAGTAACAAGCAGACAGAAATGGCACTCAGGGTCGCATCTCTGGACTACCTTGGCACTGTCGCCTCCCGTCTGCGTAAAGATGCTGTCACTAGTAAGATGGACCAAAAGGCTGTAGATCGCATCCTCAGAGAG ACTGAAGGCAGCGATGAGATACAGAAACTTCAGAAGGCTTTGCTGGGCTACATAGATGAGAATATTGAAACAGATCCGTCATTGGTG TTTGCCAGAAAGTTTTATATTGCCCAGTGGTTCAGGGACATTACAAGCGAGGCAGAAAAAGCAATGAAGTCTCAAAATGAGGACGACGAGGACTTGAGAGGTCGCCATCATTCCAGAGATGTTGACTCGACCGCCGAGATCATGCACAAGGCGGAGGCGAGGAAGAAATTCCTCCGCAAGGTTGTCAAGACGTCATCATCGCATTTCAGTTCTCTGAG AATGAACTCTGACACAGTAGACTATGAGGACTCCTGTCTGATTGTCAGATATCTGGCCTCCATGAGGCCGTTTGCACAGAgctttgatatttatttatcacaG ATCCTGAGAGTGCTGGGGGAGAGCGCCATTGCAGTCAGAACTAAAGCTATGAAGTGTCTCTCTGAAGTAGTGGCTGTAGATCCAAGTATCCTGGCACGG ttggaTATGCAGCGTGGGGTTCACTGTCGTCTCATGGACAACTCGACCAGCGTGCGAGAGGCAGCTGTGGAGCTTCTTGGCCGTTTTGTGCTAAGTCGACCTGAGCTCATTGAGCAGTATTATGACATGCTCATTGAAAGGATATTG GACACAGGCATCAGTGTGAGAAAACGAGTGATTAAGATCATGAGGGATATTTGTCTagagcagccagactttcacaAGATCACTGAGATGTGTGTGAAGATGATCCGGAGGGTGAACGACGAAGAAGGGATCAAG AAACTGGTGAATGAGACATTCCAGAAACTCTGGTTCTCCCCGACACCGAGTCACGACAAAGAAGCCATGACCAGAAAGATCCTGAACATCACAGATGTG GTGTTGGCATGTAAAGACTCAGGCTACGACTGGTTTGAGCAGCTTCTCCAAAAT CTgctgaaggcagaggaggatgcgTCATACAAACCTGCCAGGAAGGCTTGTGTTCAGCTGGTGGACAATCTAGTGGAACATATACTAAAATATGAGGAGTCTCTTGCAG aCTGTGAGGACAAAGGGGTCAGCTCAGGTCGTCTGGTAGCGTGCATCACCACTCTCTACCTTTTTAGTAAAATCAGGGCACAGTTAATGGTTAAACATGCCATGACCATGCAGCCCTACCTGACCACCAAGTGCAGT AGTCAGAATGACTTCATGGTGATATGCAACGTGGCTAAGATCCTGGAGCTGGTCGTGCCTCTGATGGAGCACCCGAGCGAGACTTTCCTCACTACCATTGAAGAAGACCTGATGAAGCTTATCATCAAATACGGCATGACT GTTGTGCAACACTGTGTGAGCTGTCTTGGTGCTATTGTGAACAAGGTCACACACAACTACAAGTTTGTTTGGGCTTGTTTTAATCGGTACTATG GCGCTCTAGCAAAACTCAAGACACAACACCAAGAGGACCCCACCAGCTCCACTCTGGCTGCCAACAAACCCACTCTCCTGCGTTCGCTCTTCACTGTGGGGGCTCTGTGTCGACACTTTGATTTTGATCAAGAAGAGTTCAAAGGCGCTAACAAG ATTGTCATCAAGGACAAAGTGTTGGAGCTTCTGCTATACTTCACTACtcatgaagaggaggaggtccAGATCAAGGCAATCATAGGTTTAG GGTTTCAGTTCATCATGCACCCAGAGCTCATGTTTGTGCAGGATGTGAAGGTTCTTTATAACAGCATCCTGTCAGATGAGAACAGCTCAGTCAGTTTGAAGATCCAAGTGCTCAAAAACCTGCAGACATACCTGCAGGAGGAGGACTCTCGAATGCAAGAGGCTGACCGTGAAT gGAAGAATCAAGCCAAGCAGGAGGATCTCAAGGAAATGGGAGACATCTCATCGGGCATGAGCAGCTCCATAATGCAGATTTACCTGAAGCAGGTGCTGGAGTCCTTCTTCCACTCGCAGTCCACAGTTCGGCACTTTGCCCTGAGTGTCATTACACTGACTCTCAGCCAGGGCCTCATCCATCCTGTACAG TGTGTGCCCTACTTGATCGCAATGGGAACGGACCCGGAGCCAACTATGAAGAACAAGGCCGATCAGCAGCTGGTGGAGATTGACAAAAAATATTCAGGCTTTATCCAC ATGAAGGCTGTAGCAGGGCTGAAGATGTCTTATCAGGTGCAACAGGCCATAAACGGATCCAAAAACGCTGTGATTCGTGGTTTTCGTCACGATGACTCAGACGCAGCTCTCTGCTCTCATCTCTACACCATGGTTCGTGGGAACCGCCAACATAGACGGGCCTTCCTGATTTCCCTGCTCAACCTGTTTGATGACAGCTCA AAAACAGAGGTGAACATGCTGCTGTTCATAGCAGATAACTTGGCCTACTTCCCTTATCAGACCCAGGAGGAGCCTCTTTTCATCATGCATCATATAGACATTACCCTATCAGTCTCTGGTAGCAACTTGCTCCAGTCATTTAAGGAG TGTTTACGGAAAGAACCTGTAAGACATGAAAAGAAGATGAAGacaaataagaagaagaagaagaagaaacagcattCTCGGAGGAGGAAACACAGCTctgatgatgacgatgacgacgatgatgacgaaagcagcagcagcagcagcagcagcacatccagcagcagtgaggaggaggaggatgaagtcCAAAAGCGAAAGGCTTCTGATTCCGACTCTGACCTGGAAGATGAGGATGCAGTGATGGACCGTCTGCCCGAAAACACCAAACCTCTGCTGGAGTTTGCCAGTGCATCACAGGGTATTCTGCTACTGCTGGTGCTCAAACAGCATTTGAAGAATCTGTACGGCTTCTCGGACAG CAAAATCCAGAAGTATTCACCGACAGAGTCTGCCAAAGTGTATGACAAAGCAGTGAACAGGAAATCTAAGGTGCACTTCAACCCTAGTCAGACACTGGATTACCTGAAGAGTGATCTGGCGAACACAGAGCTCAGCTATGAGGCCAAGAAGAACATTGTAAAACAGTATTTGGAT TTCAAGGTTCTGATGGAGCATTTGGATCgggatgaagaggatgaggacGGTGAAGCAAATGCCAATGCCAGAAACAAAGCCATTACTTCGCTGCTGAGGGGTCCGAAACCCCGAAACCACAACCACAGTAATCACGCAGCTCCAGTGGAGACAGATGATGAGGAGAGCGACGATGAAGATCCCCCTGTG CGAAAACCAAGGAAAGGTGGAGACTCTGCAGAGGATTCAGGTAACATGAATGAGACAGTAGAGGTAATGGACATCGTAGCCATCTGCTGTCCCAAATACAAAGACAGACCGCAGATTGCCAGGGTTGTCCAGAAGACCAGAAATGGCTACAGTATACACTGGATGACTGGATCTTACTCTGGACCCTGGGCTGTGGCAAAGAAACGGGACGGCCGCAAAAAGGTGCCTTGGGTTGACAATATCAAAGAGTCAGACATTATTTACAAGAAAATCTCTTTGACAAGTGGACAGAAGCTCACGAACAAAATGGCACAGATGTTACGGGCGCTATACGCCACCAAGGAGGGGACTAAGAGTTAA